A stretch of the Halomonas sp. BDJS001 genome encodes the following:
- a CDS encoding Fic family protein, giving the protein MATAHDKQWNMKPNVRLARQLAVRDVPALVYDAVNLEGVAMTLPEVQTILEGITVGGHKISDQNMAINQAKAWEHIFTLVDKGQFRFDKHTALDIHAIAGKEEALEWGKFRSGYVTIAGSDYEPPAPDELDARWQEVQRQVEREEDSYDQAITAFLQMARAQFFWDVNKRTGRFMMNGILLAYGFPIINVPAKRQQEFNTLMMDFYSSNDMAPMNAFLRSCLEPKIIKNFKFDLPIG; this is encoded by the coding sequence ATGGCAACAGCACATGATAAACAGTGGAACATGAAGCCTAATGTTCGCTTGGCTAGGCAACTGGCGGTGCGGGATGTGCCTGCTTTGGTATACGACGCGGTGAACCTGGAAGGGGTAGCTATGACGCTGCCGGAGGTTCAGACGATCCTGGAGGGTATAACCGTTGGCGGCCATAAAATCAGTGATCAGAATATGGCGATCAACCAGGCAAAAGCTTGGGAGCATATATTCACGCTAGTCGATAAAGGCCAATTTCGCTTTGATAAGCACACCGCCCTAGACATCCATGCCATTGCAGGCAAGGAAGAGGCCTTGGAGTGGGGCAAATTTCGTTCTGGTTATGTAACGATCGCAGGTTCTGACTATGAGCCGCCCGCGCCTGACGAGCTTGATGCTAGATGGCAAGAGGTTCAGCGGCAGGTAGAGAGAGAAGAGGATAGTTACGATCAAGCCATCACTGCTTTTCTTCAGATGGCTAGGGCACAATTCTTTTGGGACGTTAATAAGCGCACCGGCCGATTTATGATGAACGGCATTTTGCTGGCATATGGATTCCCGATTATTAATGTGCCGGCCAAGCGCCAGCAAGAGTTCAATACCTTGATGATGGATTTTTACTCATCGAATGATATGGCGCCTATGAATGCGTTTCTACGCAGCTGCCTAGAGCCGAAAATCATCAAAAATTTTAAGTTCGACTTGCCAATTGGTTAA
- a CDS encoding GNAT family N-acetyltransferase: MIKLEKLNVSEITEVRSIAVHDDQVKFVGTAKEFLADKNEATHLHVIKHDDQVIGCFKIDIAYAESYDFCTAGSIGLRTFLIDAKQQGRGFGTLAVKALFPYLKENYANYPRIYLTVNAKNPAAYTCYQKAGFHKTGEQYLGGAAGPQHIMCWDIQ, from the coding sequence ATGATCAAGCTGGAAAAACTTAATGTATCGGAAATCACCGAGGTGCGCAGTATCGCAGTGCACGATGATCAGGTGAAGTTTGTGGGCACCGCTAAGGAGTTTCTCGCTGATAAAAACGAGGCGACGCACCTGCATGTGATTAAGCACGATGACCAAGTGATTGGATGCTTTAAAATCGATATAGCCTACGCTGAGAGCTATGATTTTTGTACGGCAGGCAGCATAGGCTTACGCACGTTTCTTATTGACGCCAAGCAGCAGGGTAGAGGGTTTGGAACGTTGGCGGTAAAAGCGCTGTTTCCCTACCTAAAAGAAAACTATGCGAATTACCCCCGAATCTACCTGACGGTGAACGCCAAGAACCCAGCGGCATACACCTGTTACCAAAAGGCGGGCTTTCATAAGACAGGTGAGCAGTACCTGGGTGGGGCCGCGGGGCCTCAACACATTATGTGTTGGGACATCCAATGA
- a CDS encoding SDR family oxidoreductase, with protein sequence MTKVVIVTGGSRGIGAATAKLLATKGYAVCVNYLANRDRANSVVDTIVRNGGRAFAHQADVSSEADVIRLFDAAEERFGEVTHLVNNAGILFTQSKLVDIDLERFNQVLNSNVVSCFLCSREAARRFPTGSAIVNVSSLASQTGSPFEYVDYAASKGAMDTLTKGLSREVAGSGIRVNAVRPGFIYTDMHADSGEPGRVDRLAPQIPMQRGGSAEEVANTIAWLLSDEASYVTGSFIDVAGGR encoded by the coding sequence ATGACGAAAGTGGTTATCGTGACGGGAGGAAGCCGGGGTATAGGCGCTGCGACTGCAAAACTGCTGGCGACTAAAGGCTATGCAGTGTGCGTCAACTATCTTGCGAACAGGGATCGCGCGAATAGCGTGGTTGATACCATTGTACGTAATGGTGGCCGAGCGTTTGCCCATCAAGCGGATGTTAGCAGTGAAGCTGACGTGATCCGCCTGTTTGATGCAGCAGAGGAGCGCTTTGGCGAGGTGACGCATTTGGTTAATAATGCAGGGATACTGTTTACTCAATCCAAGCTGGTGGACATCGACCTTGAGCGCTTCAACCAAGTGCTTAATAGCAACGTGGTCAGCTGTTTTCTTTGCTCCAGAGAAGCCGCCAGGCGCTTTCCTACAGGTAGTGCCATCGTTAATGTCTCATCGCTTGCCTCACAAACAGGCTCGCCCTTCGAATATGTTGACTACGCTGCATCAAAAGGTGCCATGGACACCTTAACCAAGGGGTTGTCACGTGAAGTGGCGGGTTCGGGGATTCGTGTTAACGCCGTTCGTCCCGGTTTTATCTACACTGATATGCATGCCGATAGTGGAGAACCTGGGCGGGTTGATCGTTTAGCTCCCCAAATTCCTATGCAGCGTGGCGGTAGCGCTGAAGAAGTGGCTAATACCATCGCTTGGCTGCTGTCGGACGAAGCTTCTTATGTAACGGGATCATTTATTGATGTGGCAGGCGGGCGGTAA
- a CDS encoding DinB family protein yields the protein MTLQLHFEQLATYNQWMNAKLYDAAGKLGASELTEERGAFFGSIFGTLNHIAVADTIWLKRFATHASSSARTLEVMVALPAPKRLDQSLFDDLEGLKAHRQWLDTVIINWVAALTDDDLSTTLSYHNTKGVASKRRYSSLIVHFFNHQTHHRGQASTLFSQAGVDIGVTDLLALIPEETSI from the coding sequence ATGACACTTCAACTACACTTCGAACAGTTGGCCACTTATAACCAGTGGATGAACGCTAAACTCTATGATGCCGCCGGTAAGCTGGGCGCCTCTGAACTGACTGAAGAGCGTGGCGCCTTCTTCGGCTCGATTTTTGGCACACTGAATCACATCGCGGTAGCTGACACTATTTGGCTCAAACGGTTTGCCACACATGCCTCCTCTTCCGCAAGAACACTTGAGGTAATGGTGGCACTACCTGCGCCAAAGCGCCTTGATCAGTCTCTCTTTGATGACTTGGAGGGGTTGAAAGCGCATCGCCAATGGCTAGATACCGTGATTATTAACTGGGTAGCGGCGCTGACAGACGACGATTTGAGTACCACGCTGAGTTATCACAATACAAAAGGAGTGGCCTCAAAACGGCGCTACTCAAGCCTGATCGTTCATTTCTTCAATCACCAAACTCACCACCGGGGGCAGGCATCTACTTTATTCTCCCAAGCCGGTGTAGATATTGGCGTCACCGATCTGCTGGCGCTGATTCCGGAGGAGACTTCAATATGA
- the pfkB gene encoding 1-phosphofructokinase, with protein sequence MARVLCITLNPALDLAFNLDALVLGSVNRPTWAQLEAAGKGVNVARVLAGLGHDVTVSGFLGSDNDAPFQLAFAKHALADAFVRVPGETRINAKIAEQSGRVTDINGPGMPIDAKHLQALIDTLDGELASAMPPQAVVVAGSLPPGLSVDDFSALLSHLNASGVPLWVDTSGPALNAAIAAHPAGVKPNENELAEWAGEDMASSDARLKAAKRLHESGIANALISAGAEGVLWVNAQGAWHATPPKVTATNTVCAGDTFVAGMLHGLLNQQDAEQTLRFATALSAEAVRHVGVGTPHAADFDSLQQHTRIRRLDDTITEGATL encoded by the coding sequence ATGGCCCGCGTGCTGTGCATTACTCTGAATCCGGCGCTGGATTTGGCGTTTAACCTCGATGCACTGGTGTTGGGCAGTGTCAACCGCCCCACCTGGGCGCAGTTAGAAGCGGCGGGCAAAGGCGTTAACGTTGCCCGCGTATTGGCGGGCCTTGGCCACGACGTCACTGTTAGCGGTTTTTTAGGTAGCGATAACGATGCTCCCTTTCAATTGGCCTTTGCCAAGCATGCCTTAGCCGATGCCTTTGTGCGCGTACCGGGGGAAACCCGCATTAACGCCAAAATTGCGGAACAGAGCGGCCGAGTTACCGATATTAACGGCCCCGGCATGCCCATTGACGCCAAGCATTTGCAGGCGCTGATCGACACGTTGGATGGCGAGCTTGCCAGCGCGATGCCACCGCAAGCCGTCGTCGTCGCGGGCAGCCTGCCCCCAGGGCTTTCCGTGGACGATTTTAGCGCGCTGTTAAGCCACTTAAACGCCAGCGGCGTGCCTTTGTGGGTGGACACCAGCGGCCCGGCACTCAATGCGGCCATAGCGGCCCACCCTGCAGGGGTGAAGCCCAATGAAAATGAACTGGCCGAGTGGGCGGGCGAAGACATGGCATCTTCCGATGCACGTTTGAAAGCTGCTAAGCGCTTGCATGAAAGCGGCATCGCCAATGCGCTGATTTCAGCGGGTGCCGAAGGGGTCTTGTGGGTTAACGCTCAAGGTGCCTGGCACGCCACACCTCCTAAGGTTACCGCGACGAATACCGTTTGCGCTGGCGATACCTTTGTTGCGGGTATGCTCCACGGCTTGCTTAACCAGCAAGACGCTGAACAGACGCTGCGCTTTGCTACCGCGCTCTCGGCCGAGGCCGTGCGCCACGTTGGCGTGGGCACCCCCCACGCTGCCGATTTCGATTCACTCCAACAACACACCCGGATACGGCGTCTTGACGACACCATCACCGAGGGAGCCACGCTATGA
- a CDS encoding PTS fructose-like transporter subunit IIB — protein sequence MNIILITACPSGMATTFLAAKRLEQAAQRQGWSAHVEMHGEVAPLQAATAEQIANADLIVVAADHVPAPERFEGKRLFQAPIASALPDPSAFLAQAKREAPIYSAPAASSTSTAASSAGGKKIVAVTACPTGVAHTFMAAEALAEAGKAMGHAIRVETQGSVGAQDKLTEDEIADADVVVLACDIDVDPTRFAGKRIYRTSTGNALKKPRPTLEAALSEAAIESGSSSAGSANKSVKEKGIYKHLLTGVSFMLPMVVAGGLLIALSFVFGIEAFEQEGTLAAALMQIGGGTAFALMIPVLAGYIAYSIADRPGIAPGMIGGMLAANIGSGFIGGILAGFLAGYVALAVTRYVKLPSSVESLKPILIIPLVASLVTGLTMIYVIGEPVAALLSALTSFLESMGSTNAVLLGILLGAMMCFDLGGPVNKAAYTFGVGLLASETYGPMAAIMAAGMVPAIGMGIASFVARNKFSAPEREAGKASFVLGLCFISEGAIPFAAKDPLRVIPACIAGGALTGALSMLVGAKLMAPHGGIFVLLIPNAITPVLLYLGAIVAGSLVTGLSYAFIKRGAAQVAVAT from the coding sequence ATGAATATTATTCTGATTACCGCCTGCCCCAGCGGCATGGCGACCACCTTCCTCGCGGCCAAGCGCCTGGAACAAGCCGCCCAGCGCCAAGGCTGGTCGGCACATGTGGAAATGCACGGCGAAGTCGCGCCGCTCCAGGCCGCTACTGCCGAGCAGATTGCCAATGCCGATTTGATCGTGGTCGCCGCCGATCACGTGCCTGCCCCAGAGCGCTTTGAAGGTAAGCGGCTATTCCAAGCGCCGATTGCCAGTGCACTCCCCGACCCCAGCGCTTTTCTAGCCCAGGCTAAGCGTGAAGCGCCGATTTATAGCGCGCCTGCCGCCTCTAGCACATCTACCGCTGCAAGCAGCGCGGGTGGCAAGAAAATCGTTGCCGTCACCGCCTGCCCCACCGGCGTGGCGCATACGTTTATGGCCGCCGAAGCACTAGCAGAGGCAGGCAAAGCCATGGGCCATGCCATTCGCGTGGAAACCCAAGGCTCGGTGGGTGCACAAGATAAATTGACCGAAGACGAGATCGCCGACGCCGACGTGGTCGTGCTGGCCTGCGATATCGACGTTGACCCTACGCGGTTTGCCGGCAAGCGCATCTACCGCACCTCGACGGGCAACGCGCTGAAAAAGCCGCGCCCCACCCTTGAAGCTGCGCTCAGCGAGGCCGCCATAGAGAGTGGCAGCAGCAGTGCGGGCAGCGCTAATAAGAGCGTCAAAGAGAAAGGCATTTATAAGCACCTGCTCACCGGTGTTTCCTTTATGCTGCCGATGGTGGTGGCGGGCGGCCTGCTGATTGCACTCTCCTTTGTGTTCGGCATTGAAGCCTTTGAGCAGGAAGGCACCCTGGCCGCCGCGCTGATGCAGATCGGCGGCGGCACCGCCTTTGCGCTGATGATTCCCGTGCTGGCCGGCTACATCGCCTACTCCATCGCCGATCGCCCCGGCATCGCGCCGGGTATGATTGGCGGCATGCTGGCAGCCAATATCGGCTCCGGCTTTATCGGCGGTATTTTGGCCGGTTTCCTGGCGGGCTACGTGGCGCTGGCGGTGACACGCTACGTCAAACTGCCCTCTAGCGTTGAGTCACTCAAACCGATTCTGATTATTCCGCTGGTCGCTAGCTTGGTTACCGGCTTGACCATGATCTACGTGATTGGCGAACCCGTTGCGGCACTGCTTAGTGCCCTGACCAGCTTCCTGGAATCCATGGGCTCTACCAACGCGGTGCTATTAGGCATTCTGCTGGGCGCGATGATGTGCTTTGACCTGGGCGGCCCGGTCAACAAGGCCGCGTACACCTTTGGCGTGGGCTTGCTGGCCTCTGAAACCTACGGCCCTATGGCGGCGATTATGGCCGCGGGTATGGTGCCTGCCATTGGTATGGGGATTGCCAGCTTTGTCGCGCGCAACAAGTTCTCTGCGCCGGAACGCGAAGCAGGCAAAGCATCTTTTGTACTAGGCCTCTGCTTTATCAGTGAAGGCGCGATCCCCTTCGCGGCCAAAGACCCGCTGCGAGTCATTCCGGCTTGTATCGCTGGTGGGGCGCTAACCGGCGCGCTCTCTATGCTGGTGGGTGCCAAATTGATGGCGCCCCATGGTGGCATCTTCGTACTGCTGATTCCCAACGCCATTACCCCGGTACTGCTCTACCTTGGCGCGATTGTAGCTGGCTCGTTGGTGACGGGTTTAAGCTATGCGTTTATCAAGCGCGGCGCGGCACAAGTCGCCGTCGCTACTTAA
- a CDS encoding PA0069 family radical SAM protein: protein MASLGSPFQSATYKGRGATYDPHNRFSPTHSEAEDDGWWREETSTSIATEIREEVSKSALSWNKSPDLPFDRSLNPYRGCEHGCVYCYARPSHAYWDLSPGLDFETKLIARSGLVERLTEELCNPNYVCRPINLSGNTDCYQPLEATYQTTRRLLELLLECRHPVTLVTKSTLVLRDLELLAEMAEHRLVRVFVSLTSLDANLKRTLEPRAASPQARLRAIRELNTAGIPVGTLISPVIPGLTDHEIEKLLEAASRAGARTATWMLLRLPYEVAPLFEAWLEAHYPERAAKVMSLMRQCRGGKAYDAKFGKRFRGEGVFADLIAQRFARASRQWKLQGRTEQGLNTQDFRPPRAQQDLFI, encoded by the coding sequence ATGGCATCTCTTGGCTCGCCTTTTCAGTCAGCTACCTATAAAGGTCGCGGGGCAACCTACGACCCGCACAATCGCTTTTCGCCTACCCACAGCGAGGCAGAAGACGACGGCTGGTGGCGAGAGGAAACGTCAACATCCATTGCCACCGAAATACGCGAAGAGGTAAGCAAAAGCGCGCTCTCCTGGAACAAATCACCGGATTTACCTTTTGACCGCTCGCTGAATCCCTATCGCGGCTGTGAGCACGGTTGCGTTTACTGCTACGCCCGTCCCTCTCACGCCTACTGGGATTTATCGCCAGGGCTGGATTTTGAAACCAAGTTGATTGCCCGCAGCGGTTTAGTGGAGCGGTTAACCGAAGAGCTTTGCAACCCCAACTACGTCTGCCGTCCTATTAACCTATCCGGCAACACCGACTGCTATCAGCCGTTAGAAGCCACCTACCAAACCACCCGCCGCCTACTTGAATTGCTGCTGGAGTGCCGCCATCCGGTAACGCTGGTAACTAAAAGCACCTTAGTGCTGCGCGATTTAGAACTCCTGGCGGAAATGGCCGAGCACCGACTGGTACGCGTATTTGTCAGCTTGACCAGCCTGGATGCCAACTTGAAACGCACATTAGAGCCACGGGCGGCATCGCCTCAAGCACGCTTGCGAGCAATTCGTGAACTGAATACCGCGGGCATTCCCGTGGGTACGCTAATTTCACCGGTGATTCCGGGGCTAACTGATCATGAAATCGAAAAGCTTTTGGAAGCCGCCAGCCGCGCAGGGGCGCGCACCGCCACATGGATGCTGCTGCGCTTACCCTATGAAGTGGCGCCGCTATTTGAAGCCTGGTTAGAAGCCCACTACCCAGAGCGGGCGGCTAAAGTGATGAGCCTAATGCGCCAGTGCCGGGGTGGTAAGGCGTACGATGCCAAGTTTGGTAAACGCTTTCGCGGTGAAGGGGTATTTGCCGATTTAATCGCCCAGCGCTTTGCACGCGCCAGCCGCCAGTGGAAGTTGCAGGGTCGCACCGAGCAGGGCTTGAATACCCAGGATTTTCGCCCGCCACGAGCGCAACAGGATTTATTCATTTAA
- the pgi gene encoding glucose-6-phosphate isomerase yields MFQLTRSVTWQALDRLRDKTANDRIRDYFTNDPQRFEKMSLRVGGLFLDYSKHHVSDEVLTKLIELADHSALVQRRAQMFSGDIINVTENRPVLHTALRHLGDEPVYVDGEDVMPEITRTREQIKLFSEAVRSGEWKGYSGKRIKDVVNIGIGGSDLGPNMAVRALLKYRHPELHFHFVSNVDGTHIQKVLSRLDPATTLFIVSTKTFSTQETLLNAKTARRWFLENAGEDADVGAHFIAASTNRKAAMEFGIREENVFEFWAWVGGRYSMWSSIGLPIALSIGFEGFIELLEGAHEMDNHFINAPFSQNMPVLMALIGIWYINFIGAETQAIVPYDQALNQLPSFLQQLDMESNGKSVDIFGHPVNYKTGPIVWGQTGSNGQHAFFQLLHQGTRYVPIDFIASLKPEPGVEDHHFALLTNMLAQANAFMEGSQGDSKELSQHDPYSCPGNRPSSTLLLDELTPKNLGALIALYEHKVFVQGVIWNINSFDQWGVQLGKRIAGEISERIDTNAADFDASTQGLLELVRAHFPNGSSGEKESASGSADKKPVKKKR; encoded by the coding sequence ATGTTTCAGCTCACCCGTAGTGTTACCTGGCAGGCGCTTGACCGCCTGCGCGACAAAACCGCCAACGACCGCATTCGTGACTATTTCACCAATGACCCGCAGCGCTTTGAGAAAATGAGTTTACGGGTGGGTGGTCTGTTTCTTGACTACTCCAAGCACCACGTCTCCGATGAAGTGCTTACCAAGCTGATTGAGCTAGCCGACCACTCCGCCCTGGTACAGCGCCGGGCACAGATGTTCTCCGGGGATATTATCAACGTTACGGAAAACCGCCCGGTACTGCATACGGCTCTGCGTCACTTAGGCGATGAGCCAGTGTATGTAGATGGTGAAGACGTGATGCCAGAGATCACCCGCACTCGTGAGCAGATCAAGCTGTTCTCCGAGGCGGTGCGCAGCGGTGAATGGAAAGGCTACAGCGGCAAACGCATTAAAGACGTGGTCAATATCGGTATTGGCGGCTCGGATCTTGGCCCCAACATGGCGGTGCGCGCCCTGTTAAAATACCGCCACCCGGAGCTGCACTTCCACTTCGTTTCCAACGTGGACGGCACCCATATACAGAAAGTGCTTTCGCGCCTAGACCCTGCCACTACGCTGTTTATCGTTTCCACTAAGACCTTCTCTACCCAAGAGACGCTGCTCAACGCTAAAACTGCGCGGCGCTGGTTTCTGGAGAATGCCGGGGAAGACGCCGACGTGGGCGCACACTTTATTGCTGCATCGACCAACCGCAAAGCGGCCATGGAGTTCGGCATTCGTGAAGAAAACGTTTTCGAGTTCTGGGCCTGGGTGGGCGGGCGCTACTCCATGTGGTCGTCCATCGGGCTGCCGATTGCGCTTTCGATCGGTTTCGAAGGCTTTATCGAGCTGCTGGAAGGCGCTCATGAGATGGATAACCATTTCATTAACGCGCCCTTCTCGCAAAACATGCCGGTGCTGATGGCGCTGATTGGTATTTGGTACATCAACTTTATTGGTGCCGAAACTCAAGCCATCGTGCCCTACGACCAGGCGCTGAACCAACTGCCCTCTTTCCTGCAGCAGCTGGATATGGAGTCTAACGGCAAATCGGTGGATATTTTCGGCCACCCGGTGAACTATAAAACCGGCCCGATTGTGTGGGGCCAAACCGGCTCCAACGGCCAGCACGCCTTCTTCCAGTTGCTGCATCAGGGCACCCGCTACGTACCCATCGACTTTATCGCCTCGCTCAAGCCCGAGCCTGGCGTGGAAGACCACCACTTCGCCCTGCTGACCAATATGCTCGCCCAAGCCAACGCCTTTATGGAAGGCAGCCAGGGAGACAGCAAAGAGCTCAGCCAGCACGACCCCTACAGCTGCCCCGGCAACCGCCCTTCCAGCACCCTGCTACTGGACGAGCTAACGCCGAAAAATCTGGGGGCACTAATCGCGCTCTATGAGCACAAGGTGTTTGTCCAAGGCGTCATCTGGAACATCAACTCCTTTGACCAGTGGGGTGTGCAGCTTGGCAAGCGCATCGCCGGTGAAATCAGCGAACGCATCGACACCAACGCCGCCGATTTCGACGCCTCCACTCAAGGCCTGCTGGAACTGGTGCGCGCCCACTTCCCCAATGGCAGCAGCGGCGAGAAAGAGAGCGCCTCAGGGAGTGCCGATAAGAAGCCTGTCAAGAAGAAGCGTTAG
- the ptsP gene encoding phosphoenolpyruvate--protein phosphotransferase, translating to MLTLGPDDILLGRNAGNWQTALDSAAEALVDAGLVEAEYRDGLHAREAQSSTFLGNAIAIPHGTPESRQYVKQTGVRVLQFPHGVEWHDGQQVHVLVTIAAQNDEHLDILRQLTHVLDREGVAGQLANASSAADVARLLSKPALEPRLDADTLCVNFPARDTQELALAAAARLRQSGCVDNSFITAVAAEQPTWLGKGIWLASSAQGVNQPALGVATPAEQSLESSGHPVHALFCLAAHGDAHRPLLEQLMAVLENGESQRLVGKTSAQLLATLAGETASTQTRRVRVLNPHGLHARPAKQLVQVARAQAMPILARLEEGSATPVSAASLTKVIGLGARRGQWLVLSAEGEQASAALEAVADAVESGLGEKVMPFDGGFNGAQQATSAQQSVEPLAADTPHAGVAASPGLAIAPVFVIRPMQFDYPEHANDAEHEISRLNSALEEGAAQLETLVRKAPGGEVADILSMHEEMLDDPELHHAAVDAIREGRSAEAGWWEAIETAAHAQEMLADRLLAERAADLRDVGRRVLGVLCDVTLPEPPDHPYILVMDDIGPSDVARLDTSRVRGLLTVRGGATAHSAILARALGIPAVVGAGQAVMALQNGSMMILDGERGRVTPQPSEERLQRAEQQLLDLQQREADAWESRFEVAQTRDGHRVEVAANLGNTAHAADAVERGAEAVGLLRTEFLFMAHASAPDLATQIGEYRQAIDALDGRPLVARTLDVGGDKPLPYWPVPQEDNPFLGLRGIRLALTQPEVLETQLRALLMAGKDSPLRIMLPMVKDIAEFRVVKIIYDRLLQEIPASQRATDVQLGVMIEIPSSALLAPSLAAEVDFFSVGTNDLTQYTLAIDRGHPELSAQADGLHPAVLRLIQMTVAAAHTQGKWVGVCGELASDAAAIPVLVGLGVDELSVSARQVPLVKARLREFDFADAQASAQLALSQATSNEVRDALEAR from the coding sequence ATGTTGACACTCGGCCCCGATGACATCTTGCTAGGCCGCAACGCTGGCAACTGGCAAACCGCGCTGGACAGTGCCGCCGAGGCGCTGGTAGACGCCGGATTGGTTGAGGCCGAGTACCGCGACGGCCTACACGCCCGGGAGGCGCAATCATCCACATTCCTAGGCAACGCCATTGCAATCCCCCACGGTACGCCGGAAAGCCGCCAGTATGTAAAGCAAACGGGCGTGCGCGTGTTGCAGTTTCCCCACGGGGTCGAGTGGCACGACGGCCAGCAGGTGCATGTGCTGGTGACCATTGCCGCTCAAAACGATGAGCACCTGGATATTCTGCGCCAGCTCACCCATGTGCTGGATCGCGAAGGGGTTGCTGGGCAGTTGGCTAACGCCAGCTCTGCGGCTGATGTCGCTCGGCTACTTTCCAAGCCGGCATTGGAGCCGCGCCTGGATGCCGACACCCTGTGCGTCAACTTTCCCGCCCGCGACACACAAGAACTCGCCCTGGCGGCGGCTGCTCGGTTACGCCAAAGTGGCTGTGTCGATAACAGCTTTATTACCGCCGTTGCCGCAGAGCAGCCAACCTGGCTTGGCAAAGGCATTTGGCTGGCCAGCAGCGCCCAGGGCGTTAACCAACCCGCGCTTGGGGTCGCCACGCCAGCGGAACAAAGCCTTGAAAGCTCGGGCCATCCGGTGCATGCGCTGTTCTGCCTGGCCGCCCATGGCGATGCCCACCGCCCACTGCTAGAGCAACTGATGGCGGTGTTAGAGAATGGAGAAAGCCAACGGTTAGTGGGCAAAACCAGCGCCCAGCTGCTGGCCACTCTGGCGGGTGAAACCGCCAGCACCCAGACCCGCCGGGTTCGGGTGCTTAACCCCCACGGCCTGCACGCCCGCCCCGCAAAACAGCTGGTACAAGTTGCCCGTGCCCAGGCCATGCCGATCCTGGCACGATTGGAAGAAGGCAGCGCTACTCCGGTTTCCGCCGCCAGCCTGACCAAAGTGATCGGCCTGGGCGCCCGCCGCGGTCAATGGCTGGTGCTTTCAGCCGAGGGCGAGCAGGCAAGCGCAGCGCTAGAGGCCGTCGCTGATGCCGTCGAATCGGGGCTGGGAGAGAAAGTCATGCCCTTTGACGGCGGCTTTAATGGCGCGCAGCAAGCGACCAGCGCTCAACAAAGCGTCGAGCCCCTGGCAGCCGATACGCCCCACGCTGGGGTGGCCGCTTCACCGGGCTTGGCCATTGCGCCGGTGTTTGTTATTCGTCCGATGCAGTTCGACTACCCCGAGCATGCCAATGACGCTGAACACGAAATCAGCCGCTTAAACAGTGCGCTGGAAGAGGGCGCTGCCCAACTGGAAACATTGGTGCGTAAGGCACCCGGTGGTGAAGTCGCCGACATTCTCTCCATGCATGAAGAGATGCTTGACGACCCGGAGCTCCATCACGCGGCAGTTGATGCCATTCGTGAAGGACGCTCGGCGGAAGCAGGCTGGTGGGAAGCGATTGAAACCGCGGCCCACGCCCAGGAGATGCTCGCCGATCGCCTGCTCGCCGAACGCGCCGCCGACCTGCGTGACGTAGGTCGGCGGGTGCTGGGGGTACTCTGCGATGTGACGCTCCCCGAACCGCCGGATCACCCTTATATTTTGGTGATGGATGATATCGGCCCTTCCGATGTGGCCCGTCTGGACACTTCCCGGGTACGCGGCCTGCTCACCGTTCGCGGAGGCGCTACGGCGCACAGCGCTATTCTGGCCCGCGCCCTGGGCATTCCCGCCGTGGTGGGCGCCGGGCAAGCGGTGATGGCACTGCAAAACGGAAGCATGATGATTCTGGATGGCGAGCGTGGCCGTGTCACACCGCAGCCTTCAGAGGAGCGCCTGCAGCGCGCCGAGCAGCAGTTGCTCGACCTCCAGCAACGCGAAGCCGATGCCTGGGAGAGCCGCTTTGAAGTTGCCCAAACCCGCGACGGCCACCGTGTGGAAGTCGCCGCCAACCTGGGCAACACTGCCCACGCCGCTGATGCGGTGGAGCGCGGGGCTGAAGCCGTTGGTCTGCTGCGTACCGAATTCCTGTTTATGGCCCACGCCAGCGCCCCGGATTTAGCCACTCAGATCGGCGAGTATCGTCAGGCAATTGACGCACTCGATGGCCGCCCGCTGGTCGCGCGCACATTAGATGTCGGCGGTGATAAGCCACTGCCCTACTGGCCGGTACCCCAAGAAGACAACCCTTTCCTGGGGCTACGCGGTATTCGCTTAGCGCTGACACAACCCGAAGTGCTCGAGACCCAATTGCGCGCGCTGTTGATGGCAGGCAAAGACAGCCCTCTGCGTATCATGCTGCCGATGGTCAAAGATATCGCCGAATTCCGCGTAGTCAAAATCATCTACGACCGCCTACTCCAAGAGATCCCTGCTTCCCAGCGCGCCACCGATGTGCAGTTGGGGGTAATGATAGAAATACCCTCAAGCGCGCTGCTGGCGCCCAGCTTAGCTGCCGAGGTGGACTTCTTCTCGGTAGGCACCAACGATTTGACGCAGTACACCCTGGCGATTGACCGTGGCCACCCGGAACTCTCTGCCCAAGCCGATGGTTTGCACCCCGCAGTGCTGCGTTTGATTCAAATGACCGTGGCGGCTGCTCATACCCAGGGCAAATGGGTGGGCGTGTGCGGCGAGCTGGCCTCGGATGCCGCAGCCATTCCAGTGCTGGTCGGACTTGGTGTGGACGAACTTTCTGTTAGCGCACGACAGGTGCCGCTGGTCAAGGCCCGCCTGCGCGAATTTGATTTTGCGGATGCCCAGGCCAGCGCTCAGTTGGCGCTTTCCCAAGCGACCAGCAATGAAGTGCGCGATGCGCTGGAGGCGCGCTAA